A stretch of DNA from Eschrichtius robustus isolate mEscRob2 chromosome 12, mEscRob2.pri, whole genome shotgun sequence:
CTCCAATTACTGAAGTACATAAAAGGTACCAGGATGGATGAGTCCAAATCTAAGTCATGGGCAGCATTCATCAGCATAGTTTATATTTCCATAGTGCCTCCCCTTGGTCCTCACACCCACTGGGCAGTGGCCCTCTCCCAAGCCCCTTCCGCCTCTCCTCCTCCAGCACAGGGTCTCCACACTCCGCCAGGCCCAGCTGAGCTGGCCTGGCTCCTCCCCTGAGCCCCAGGTGGCCCCATCGCAAcgctcaccccacccccagctgccccAGGGGGTGTTCACATTACCGTGTAGGTGCTCCCAGAGGCTGCCGGCTTTTCCAGGAACAGTAGTTCCTTCTCTGAGAGAGAGGTCAGCCAGACCCCGTCGCCAAGCCAGCGGACAAGTGGAGGTGGGCGGGGAATCCAGGCAGCAGTGGCCTGGCACTTCCCGCTTCCCGGCAAAGTCCTGCCTCTCAGCTGCCCTAAGGCGGGGTGGGGAGTCTATCCCTGTCTATTGGCAAAGTCCAGCCAAGGTGAGGGAGGATCGCAGGAGTCAGAGGACTGGGTCGAGTACTAGGTCTAGGACTAGTAGTCTAGGTCTGgaagggaggggacagagggagaCAACCTGGGTACGGGTGAGACGTCTCTAGAGTGCCCTCTGCTGGTCAGTGGCTGTCCCCCGCCAGAGACTATGAAAACGACACAAGGTAAGAGGAACCCTAACCAGGGCTTCTCAAACTATAATGCGCACGAACCGCCTGAGCGACCTTGTTAGAATGCAGGTTCTGATCCcgttggtctggggtggggcccaaggtTCTACATCTTAGAAGCCCCCAGGTGATGCCATTGCGGCCTGTCCGGGGGCTTAGACAATACCTAGTTCTGCACCCTTCCTGCACAGATATGATGGTGGAGGCACCGAGTTAATGACCCACAGCTGCTGGCGGCATTGGGGCACAGCCGTATCTGCTCCCTacccagtgctctttccactgcCCACAGGGATGCTGCCAGTTGGGGGGGAGTTGAACTTCAGGCCGTTTGCCAGCCTGGTCCTTCCTTTGACACTCTGCCACTGGAATGAAAGCTCCCCGTGCAGAGGGATGTTTTTCCAGCCATTTGCTCTGTATCCTCAGCTCTCAGTACAGCCGGATCcaaagtaggtgttcagtaaagacttgaatgaatgaatggccagCTGAGAGAAAAGGGGAGGCATTTTGGATCCAGACTGCCAACACTGAACCCAGTGACCCACCTGCTGGCTGTGTAATCGTAGGCTAGTTGctcaacccctctgagcctcacttcCCTTGCCTGTCAAATGCACATAATAATATTTACTTTGCGAGGGATAATGATGGTCATTACTGAGCTAATAAATATAAAGTGCACACCACGAAATGGTTACTCAGTAAGTGGTAACTTGTCACTGTGGTCTGGCCTCCTGCAGCGGAGGTCACTCCCCCAGCCCTGAAGTGATCATCTCCCATGGAAAATAAGTAACCGCTTCTGCTTTCGTCTTAGTTAACGATTCTCTGGCCTCTTGTCCCGGactgccaccccctcccctgggCTGCCTTCCCTGGGAGGAGGGGATAAACACCTCCCAGGGGTGCCCAGGTCCCCAAAGTGGAGAGATGGGGCAAAGGAATGGTGGAGAGCAGCCAGCCTGGGGAGAGGACCTCATGCCTAAAGGACAAGCAAGAAAGAAGTGCTCAGAACTTTGATAGGAATGAAGAGCGGACGTGTTGGACTTTGCTGGACAAAGGTCTGTCTGAGTCACACAGGAGGCTGGCCGCCTTTTCCTCTGAGTCATGAGGTTCTAGGGGTTTGTGAAACAACCGTCAAGCTCAACTCCAAGCCAACTAGCAGGCAATAACCAGGGGCTGTGTCCATGTCTCATGAGATCATTTCCGAAGCTGGTGCTTGCCTCACTGGGGACAGCCCCAGTTACAGCCCCAGTTCCGGGGAAATCTGAGGGTCCCCACCACCGCCGTGGACACAAAGCTGGTTCATGGGATGCAGCGACTACAGGCATGAGTAGTCTGgcagcctggggctcagctgtcgCAAGAGGTCCGGGTCCCACAGCACCAAAGCCTCAACAGTTCCACCAAGGGGACTCCTCCAGAGGCCACGTCTAGCAGACCAGGGCATCCCCTGCTGAGAGGAACGCTTCCGGGCCATGCAGGCAGCAGCCTGGACTCCCCAGCCAGTGTCACCACCCTTGTCACTGGAGAAGGGCAGGCCAGCTAGGAGCCCCACTCCAcccttctccccatcccccaccctcctctgccctccaCACATCTTACATCCCCGGCACTCAGTCTGGGAGGTATGCTGCCTGAGGTAAGGAGAACACAGGCCTGGGAATAAATAAAGGGGAGCCAGGAGTGGGGAGGACAGGAAAAAGGGAAGGGGGGTCAGGGGGAACCTCCAACACTGGatagaaaagtagaaaacacagacatagagacGCAGGAAGGCAGAAGGTGAAAAAATGGACGGTGAGaagcagagaaagataaatagaaagaTGCACAGGCAGACAGGGTGGTTCTCCCTGTCTCCAGAACCTCCAGGACATGTTCATGGACCCTTGACAGGAAAGGGTGGAGTAGGCGGTCACTGCAGACACTGAGAAtaaccacattttttttccttctaatcctGTCAGTCATGGGGAGGAGGCTGAAATATCACAGGTGAATGAGAAGCATGGTATTGGGTGGGGCCTTGGTTGGAGGAGGGTCTGTGCATCATCCTACACGCAAAGGACATGCAAAGCAACATGCAAATGAGCATGGCAGTGCTTTAATCAAAGACCAAGCAGTGGTTTCCTTGAGAAGTCAGGCCACAAAAAAATCTGGGTGGTTGTGTTTGTGGCCCCGACCCTCTGGAAGCAGAGACATGGAGGGGGAACCTCCCCCAGCTCCTGAGGGGAAGATGAGAACTTTGGAGAAAGGAATCTACAGTGTCACTCAGCTGAGTTTGCATTTGGGCGGGAGCTCGAGCAGGGTGGGCCCCTGGGGTTTGCTGGTCTGGTATAGCGAGATAAGCCCGGGGCAGTTGGGCAGGCCGGTTCTGGACTAGAAAAGACCCCCAAGGATCTCTGGCTCCTGCCTTCCAAATGTGGTTCTTCCAGGTTGGTTATGTCAGCTTGGTTGAGTTCAGTCTGAGACACTGTCCCCATCGAGGGCTTGCTATGTACCTGGCCAAGTGCCACCCACTGAGAGAGGCAGAAAAGACGGGCCTACCTGGACCTGAGATCCAGGAGCCAGACACACGTTGGGGGAGAGGAGTCTTTCACTAAGAAGCAGTTATCAATACTAGACAGTACGCTCCCAGTGCCAAATAAGCAGTGGGGAGAAAGGAAGTCCACGGAGGGTGGAAAAGGGGGAAGGCAGTGTGGGCTCAGAGGAGGAAGATGTGGCTCACCCAGTGGGGCCTCTATGAAAGATAGATGGAAAGATGCACAGGCAGACGGGCTGGTCAGCCCTGTCTCCAGCACCTCCAGGACATGTTCACGGACACTTGACAGGAAAGGATGGAGTAGGCAGTCACTCCAGACACTGAGaataaccacatttttttttttttccttctaatcctGTCAATCATGGGGAGGAGGCCCAGGCCAGGCCTATGAGGGGCCCAGGCCAGGGAAGAGTGTCAGGTAGGAGGAGACAGACGGGCAGACACGGGGAAAGGACTAGGAGAAGGCTACCATCAGTGtgttctctccctccccagactGTACCTCCTCAAGGAGAATGTGGCCTCAAGGGGCCGCCTTTGTGGCCCTGCCCCTCCTGGGGCCCACCCTGGTCTGGCTGCTCACCCATCATTGGATGTCTGGTTGGTGTGACAGCCTGAGAAGGCTGCCGTGGTGCCCATCCCACAGAGTCTTGCTGCTGGTGTGGACAGCCATCTACTCTATCACGGGGTGAGTGTCTGTTTCTCATGCCCTGGGGTGGGAACAAGTCTCCTATCCCTGAACTGCTGCCGTACACTGACCTCTAAAGGGATGGTACCTCATCTTGCCTCTTCTGGGGTGTCCCCTCTGTGCCTGCCTCGGATTCcaacccctccctcttcctctcccctctcccagtatccccatcccttcccccacctcccccccgcccccggccctcaAATGATACCTAGACCCACTTACCCCGATTTCAGCCCACAAGGATTCCCTCTTGGTAACCGAAAGGCCCTAAGCCAGAGGGCTTTCTCCTTTTACCATAGGACACCCTCCTCCGAGCGTTGCTGCCACCATCTCTCCACAGATATGCCTCCTACCTGGTGTGGAAGGACCTGGGAGGGGGCTTTGGGCGgcccctggccctgcccctcGGCCTCTATGCTGTGCAGCTCGCCATCAGCTGGACTGTCCTGGTTCTCTTGTTCACAGCCCACACCCCCGGTCTGGTAAGGCGCCAGTGCTCAGCAGTGGAATAGGGTAGGGAAGATGAGGCCACCAGGCCCCAGAAGCTGATAGCACAGCAGGTCAATCAGGTGTGGGCAGGTAACGGTTGGGCAGACTTCTCTGAGCTTCCGTGGCACGCACAGAGCACTGGGAACTTGGCTCGCTAGGTCCAGGGTGCTGCAGAAAGGTCGAGGGCCGGTTCCCAGGGCAGCCTGCCTGAccgccctgcccctgcccaggcCCTGCTGCACCTGCTGCTGCTCTTCGGGCTGGTGGTGAGCATGGCGCTGATCTGGCACCCCATCAACAAGCTGGCTGCCCTGCTCCTGCTGCCCTACCTGGCCTGGCTCACCGTGGTTTCTTCCATCACCTATCGCCTGTGGAGGGACAGCCTTTGTCCAGAGCACCAGCCCCAGCCCACGTGGGAGAAGAGTGActgaggcagggggcagggg
This window harbors:
- the TSPO2 gene encoding translocator protein 2 isoform X1, whose amino-acid sequence is MKTTQDCTSSRRMWPQGAAFVALPLLGPTLVWLLTHHWMSGWCDSLRRLPWCPSHRVLLLVWTAIYSITGYASYLVWKDLGGGFGRPLALPLGLYAVQLAISWTVLVLLFTAHTPGLALLHLLLLFGLVVSMALIWHPINKLAALLLLPYLAWLTVVSSITYRLWRDSLCPEHQPQPTWEKSD
- the TSPO2 gene encoding translocator protein 2 isoform X2 encodes the protein MWPQGAAFVALPLLGPTLVWLLTHHWMSGWCDSLRRLPWCPSHRVLLLVWTAIYSITGYASYLVWKDLGGGFGRPLALPLGLYAVQLAISWTVLVLLFTAHTPGLALLHLLLLFGLVVSMALIWHPINKLAALLLLPYLAWLTVVSSITYRLWRDSLCPEHQPQPTWEKSD